The stretch of DNA agcatttctccaaatgcaagtaaactctgttgtagattattatatcagtaaaaccttgtgtctgataaatctaggaaactttatttacatagtcatgtttaattttcaaagtgttgacaacacaataaacaggatcaagtatgtgaaaagggtttcagatgaattcatacattatgtacatataatcatgaaataaatcatgtgaaccatgcaacattaaatgttatttctgatctatattaataagtaaatttgattatattgaaatgagttttatttagggcataaaacccaacacgaacATCATGTTAACCAACCTTTAATATGTAGCTCCTGCATTTATCAAACTGAAACGCATTACCTTATAACAGTTTGAACCTCAATTTGTGATGAAAGAAGTATGTTCCTGGTCTGATTCATACGTCGGAATTTGATTGTAACttgagtatgcatccatgaaactAAGGATTTCATGACCAGTTTGGGTAGAATGTCTCCTTTATGAAGCCACGCCAAAAGGCAATCTACTTCTTCCTTGAGCGCTTGgcacctcgcggggtccattttgcggtgCTTCTATCGGACACCTTGCACTTCTAAGTGTCTCCACATGTCACACtataaatttgttttttttttgtattattttattaatattttagtaGGACCTCCTTCCCTATAATAACAGAGCTCCTCtagtttatttttcatattgttCTAAGTTCCCATAAGGTCAGAGCATCTCTCTCTACTTTTTCTCTCTAGTAGTTAGAGTTCTTGCCTTAGAAAgttattgtgacagtcagtagtcccgtgatccgtaaggggaaaacaccgggtaagctgtgcaatcccacaccgcctggggaaggtcaagtgggatgattctgagactgtgtaggtatgggactacacagttaaagagagcttaaatggattgattggtactacctatatcaacaaggtgcatcttgtttttcggtagcccatctcgaaagaactccatagttaagcgtgcttggcctggagcaatttcaaggatgggtgacctcctgggaagttttcccaggatgcgtgtgagtgaggacaaagcacgctggaaacactcgtgttggtctgtagggtcagtcatcgatctaggaagcagccagagtgacgtactcgtgtataagagccattcattccgtgggtgtagggacccaatggaggcttgaagcggggacgttataaatggtatcagagccttgacccagccgaaagtgtggtcgacgaggacgtcggaccccgtaagggggggtgattgtgacagtcagtagtcccgtgatccgtaaggggaaaacaccgggtaagctgtgcaatcccacaccgcctggggaaggtcaagtgggatgattctgagactgtgtaggtatgggactacacagttaaagagagcttaaatggattgattggtactacctatatcaacaaggtgcatcttgtttttcggtagcccatctcgaaagaactccatagttaagcgtgcttgtcctggagcaatttcaaggatgggtgacctcctgggaagttttcccaggatgcgtgtgagtgaggacaaagcacgctggaaacactcgtgttggtctgtagggtcagtcatcgatctaggaagcagccagagtgacgtactcgtgtataagagccattcattccgtgggtgtagggacccaatggaggcttgaagcggggacgttacagttaTCTTATAATTATTATGAGCAATAAAAACTCAAACTAGACGTAGCTCCATTACTGTCGGGACACAAGagtgaattaatataaattttcagtGTCTCTCTATTTACTTATGTAAACTTATTTCTCCTCTTACCAATCTAGTGAGCTAGTGTTAGCCCAATTACTGCATTAAAAAATTGCTGGTTGAAATTATGCACATATGAAATTTATGGAATTAAATTTGGaacaaaaatcaattttaggcTTGTTGGCTGTGGTATGGGCGTGCACTAGAAATCTAGCCGAGAAGCTCATGCATGTCTTTGACCAATGACTCCAGAGCCCAAAATTTCTTGGTCCATCAGGTGCTTCCGTGTGTGAGATCCTCCCACTTTGCAGGCCTTTCTGGATGCATGGTGCTACTCGTGAGGCTTGATTTTGAACAAGATGGCTGGTAAACAGTCCCCTTGGTTGCGAGTTAGTCACTATTCCAAAAATAAAGtgattttttattagaaaaagaatttttaattgattaattgcctaaaactttcaaaattttgtataaaattatatttttcaattttgaacTGATATATCActtctaaattaataatatttagaagttgaattttattattattaatatcttattttagatattaattttacttaaaagttgaattttattattttttaggtgCATTTGTATTAtactttgaatttgaaattaattagtttattaattttatttatcatttattttataagATAAGATATCAAAATATTAGAtgcattttaattaattagtaattttatcatttttattaaaatattatatatttattatcttttatgccaattaaaaactaataaaattaaaaattaatctagatatttttataaatattctaaccataattgTTCAAATTAATCTAGGTTATTATCTCATAACCTAAGTCTAtaactatttatatataagcTTAAGGTTAGATTGTGACTCTCCACAAGTGGGAGTCTCTCACTAACAATTATGCATTCtattacataataataataattaataaatgccaataaatacatataaaaaaatattccacAATTTTAGGAATTTATATTAAAACTGGGTAGTTCTCTTTTCCTCGAAATCGCTTATGTGGCATTATGGCTTCTTTCTTGAAGTTGTACATGTGGTATAATGGTACTTACTTGGCAAATAATGTAAATGGAGAGAGTGACCATATGGAATGGCACATCTCAATACTAAGGATTATATGGCCACAAGTGATGTTACATAGCTCCCACATAACTCCATAAGGCCCTCACATATTAGAACTACAAATTCTTGTGTAAAATTTTCCAGCTTATCTTGTGAGCCAATTTTGAGCTCGCTAATATCATAATTAAGCTATCACCTTTAGATAAACTTATATATcccttaaaaatatcttttcaatacAAATTGAACTGATAATATCATAATTGAGCTATGACCATGAGATaaaattgagtgagttatgCCCATTTTTACTGAAGGGATGTAACCATTTTTCATCTCTAAATTTGGATTCTGCCATGTCATTACAAGTtgttgttaactcaaacttttcgatctcgttgttttgatgattaacaaatatttgattattatttgttactaatgatttattgatttatgTAGCAaattaaaaagagaaaataaatattttggtatttttaccaaacttttgaaagcaacactaaatggattcaacaagcacATCAAGAgaaaaagattcatcaagggatcaacaactcaagaccctattcaaaagaggtcttcaaaagcccaaagtcaaaaagtcaacccgaaagtcaaagtcaaagtcaaggtcaattCTCGAGAAAagtcaacttgggatcaaaaacatgcaaatcaagctaggaggctcatctacatcaagactactcaaaattaaatggtataaatatactttagtcttgttaaagtgatttgcatagcacactaagtttttataaatttgaattttggcccattcactaacttgtgcaacaagttttctcacacgatagttcaaaaatttttttgattgaatttctaaattacattttgtttaactaagagaacaaagttggaatttctgaaatcggataatcgagtaagaagttatgcgcgtttaagtcccgaaaaatggcatttttgcctCAGTcggtcatccggaattccggatggcaaccggaattccggttgtaatcaatccggaattccggttcccatctggacttccggttcatggctgacctcacctcgggaaacgtgctaacgactataaacggctagttttttataatacactatataaactcgatttttctttcaaaaaataagttggttgagcatttattacatatatctaacctatctaagtgagattaaggagcttctaagtttgaaatccaaaccaacacttttcacacactttgagccaaaatttgattttattcatcttaagtgtgcttgcttttcactctaggtttccattgtatcatcatatttctagagtgattttagcttgtatatcaaacacatttccatattgtgattgaggtgaggttggcaccggttttgtaaacaacccggtaatagtgagattggcacttcaacaatccgagaaagaggttaatagtcctcgggggtgcgaaactattgtaagaggtttggaaataccttggtgaaaatttcccggttgtaagggttagtcaagcccgttaacttggctcgatattggaactcaaagctaggtccatagctttgaagaccaaggaagtaggtggcatagttctaccgaaccttgtaaaaatcgagagtttgcattttctaatccttaaactctttactttacaagtttaattatttgtcttaatatattgcttgccatactacttgcttttacttgattaattgactaattgcataattttgtgttaaaagttttaattttccgaaattagtttaaatttccaattcaccccccccccctcttggaaacatatctcgGGCTAACAAtcggtatcagagcaagggctcaaattatttgattagatttcacaatctagagcatggcgtttccaagtaattcacaaaataacatgttagaaggttttagcacaaatagagcaccatacttcaatggagtagattttccttattggaaaattagaatggaaacttaccttcaatctattgactatgatttgtggcatattgtgtctagtggtccttatgttgctaaacatgtcataaatggtgttgaggtaattaagacttatgaagcatatgatgaaaatgataagaaaatgctttctaaaaatgctaaagctaaatatgctcttatatgtggtttggatagagagatttttaaaaatattgaacaagcctctaccgcttatgatatgtggaaaatgcttgaagttactcatcaaggaactagtgctatgaaggaaactaaaattcaaatttattccactcaatatgagaactttaagatgaaatcggatgaaaccattgctaatatgtatactcgcttcactacaattactaatggtttgaactctcttggcaaggtacttactcaaaaggatatggtgaccaagattttgagaagtctcaccaaggcttatcaaggaaaggtggttgccattcaagaagccaaggatctctcaacacttcccttgTAAGAACTAATTGGatcactcatgaaccatgaaattttcttgagtgctcaagaagaagaggaagttgagaagaaaaagaagactattgcattcaagtcttcctcctcccatgccattagtgaagaagatgaggaaagcttgtgtagtgacatggaggacttggcactcttctctaagaaatacaaaaagttcatgaaattcaaaaagaactttgggaagaagccacaaagagggagtgactcaaaagaaagaaaaagcaaagatgatccaccaatttgctttgaatgcaagaagcccggacatatgaagatggattgtccaatgagaaagaagaacaaatacaaaggaagggaAATGTTGGCAGATTAGCTCAATAGTGACAaagaggactccgaagaagaaggaaagaatgaagtagcaaacatgtgcatgatggcacttgatgatggggtaagcatttctaaccaaaatgattgtgatagcgaaaatgatgatgataacttagatatgccatatgatgagttgtctaattcatttaaggaactatttgatgattttggtaaattgcttgttaaaaaccaaacccttagagagaagaccaacatgcttttaaaagaaattgagattttgaaaataaatgaaaaagaacttatagctaaatctcaatgtgctacatgtgcttcacataagaaagaaattgttgaattgaaagcccatgtgagaagcctaaaaaatgacatatataccttcactagaggtaaggaaggctatgatctcatggtgggaaaccaatcatgtggtttttcaaaaaatggtattggttatgatcctagtaagaaacaaaaatttttgagaaacttttttgtgaaatcatctagtctacctcactttacatgcacatattgtaaccgagatggtcatactatttcctattgtcatgtaaagaaatttgcatatctaggcaagactaaatgggtaccaaagggttctagaactaacatgaatggacccaaagttatatgggtaccaaaagccaacaaatgaacttgtttttgtaggaatcaacaagaaagagccaaagcttatggttcttggatagtggatgttcaaagcatatgaccggtgatccatcaagattttcaagctttaaaagcaaggaaagtggctttgtcacttttggagacaattcaaaaggaaaaatcttgggcattggtgatatcggtaacatatactctccatgtattaaaaatgtgcttcttgttgataatcttaaacataacttgcttagtattagtcaattatgtgatataggttttcgtgttgtgtttgaatcctcaaaatgctccattgaaaatgtttcaaccaatgaagttattttccttggagtaaggaaggataatgtgtatgttattgatgttgattcttttgatagtaaaaataaatgtttaaccgttatgaatgataattcttggttgtggcatagaagattaggacatgctagtatggattctatttcaaaattggttagaaaggatcttgttattggtttgccatctattccgtttgttaaagataaactttgtgatgcatgccaatttggaaaacaaattaaaacatcttttcattccaagaaagagatttcaactactagacctttgcaattgcttcatattgatttatttggtccttctagaattgctagtcttggtggtaaatactatgcatttgtaattgttgatgatttttcaagatttacttgggttattttcttgactcttaaaagtgataatttggaaaactttgtcaaattttgtaaaaatgtgcaaaatgaaaaaggatactctattacctccgttaggagtgaccatggtggtgagtttgacaatgatgccttagaattgttttgtgatgaacatggttttaaccataacttttcggcaccaagaactccacaacaaaatggagttgtcgaaaggaagaatagaacaattcaagaaatggctaggtcaatgctaaatgaaatttcactaCCAAAATACttttgggccgaggccgtcaatacctcttgttatattttgaatcgtgttttcattaggcccaacatgaataaaaccccttatgagctttggaaaggaagaaaacccaacattggctattttaaagtttttggatgcaaatgttacattttaaacaccaaggacaaccttggaaaatttgatgctaaatccgatgttggaatttttatagggtattcaacacatagcaaagcttatagaatttataacaaaagaactaatgttgttgaagaatctattcatgttgcttttgatgagactaacccgcctacaagcaaaagtttagatgatgatgttgtaggtttgggagatgaggttcaaaatctcgaagttggagagacttccaatgctccttcacaaactcccaaagaggaaccacccgtggaaaaggtaaatgaaagccaaggtatgaactctaaccttccacatgagtggaaattcaaaagtgctcatcctatagaccaaattctaggtgatccttctcaaggtgtcactactagaaactcccttagaaacttgtgtaatttcattgcttttatttctcaaattgaaccaaagaattttaaagaggccgaagttgatgaattttggcttctagctatgcaagaagaaataaatcaatttataagaaataatgtttgggagttagttccaagaccgtcacatcaatcggtgattggaacaaaatgggtctatagaaataatgtagatgagcatggggtcattgtgcgtaacaaggctagattagtggtccaaggttacaatcaagaagaaggaattgattatgaggaaacctttgccccggtagcaagacttgagtccattagaatgttgttagcttttgcatgccacaagaattttatcttgtatcaaatggatgtaaaaagtgcattcttaaatgggtacattatggaagaggtttatgtctctcgaccacccggttttcaaaatcataaataccctaaccatgtttacaaattgaaaaaggctttgtatggtttaaagcaagctcctagagcttggtatgaaagattaagcacttttcttatttcaaatggtttttcaatgggtaaagcggataatacactttttataaaaagaaaatcgaaagacattattatagtacaaatttatgttgatgatattatctttggtgctactaatgatgctctttgtgaagaattttctaagtgtatgcatagtgagtttgagatgagcatgatgggagaactcaacttttttcttggacttcaaatcaagcaacaaaaggatggcatattcataggtcaaactaagtacatcaaggatcttcttcaaaagtttgacttggcaaatgcaaagtccatgaatacacccatgagcacatccataaagatggacaaagatgaaagcggtaagaatgtggacatcaccaagtatcgaggtatgattggctctttattatatttaaccgctagtagaccggatattttgtttagtgttggtctttgtgctaggtaccaatcttgtcctaaagaatcccacttaagtgtcgttaagagaatatttagatacttgataggcacaatgaatctaggactttggtaccccaagaactcaaactttgaaatagttagctactcggatgccgactttgccggttgtaagacggatagaaaaagtactagtggaacttgtcactttctaggaaattccttagtgtcatggtttagcaagaaacaaaactcggtagctctatccacaaccgaagccgaatatatagccgcgggtagttgttgtgcacaaatactttggatgaaacaaactcttaaggattttgatattgattttgaatgtacacccataaagtgtgataacactagtgccattaacctctctaagaatccaatattgcattctagagccaagcatattgacataaggcaccacttccttagagatcatatccaaagaggtgatattttgctagactttgtaagcaccgaattccaattagcggatatattcaccaagccttttagtgatgagagatttagtttcattagaagagagctaggcatgaccaacttaaatgaaatataaggtttgttagctatgaaaaatttcatatctctttacttacttatttatgcataattgttccaaatatgatattaatgagatttatatgcatatatgagaaaatttattgatacttgacctatatgaacCATACTTGTTGAAAACTCAAGATTATAGGTCATaatgtggatttttggtgaactttggacttgttttttaaacaagtgaacatgtgaatttttgcatatttgattttcttatgtgtctatatgcttgaatatgtgaaatagagtgtatttagtatgcctataggtttgccttgattgaaatttgcatgaaacaaatttttggtatctcacttgttgaatttttaaatttttaggcctaaaagagtgtttttcgccaaactctctcatttttcaacatttttcgattccgtaagtttgtacacctcacattttattttacaaaactgctggaaaaagaatttttcaatttcgttgcataaaactcattttcggtacggttctagttttcttggcaattttcgaaaaacttaccgtaaatcgtcatttttcattatttttcagtttttcttatttgagcaattttgttttatcatattaaaggtattagaattggtttggggtcatttgggtcaaaattggaatttttgGGACGTTTTTACGGGAAATTTTCTGGTCTGctgcaccaaccggaattccggttgtaccatccggaattccggatggcgcAGGACCAGCAAGAAGGGGCTTTTTCGTCTTTTAATgcgattttttccctttttaaacccTACCACCGAATTTTTCATTCCCCATTCAGTTTTTTCAACCCTAATACAGCAGCCACTCCTCTCTTTTTCTctaaaattctctctttcaaatcCTCACTCTCATcttccaataattaaaaaaaaagagaagtgtgtTCTTCAATGGCTTCCTCATCCTCAAGAGCTCCCAAGAGAATGGCTAGTGCAATTCAACAAAGGGAAATAAGGGCAAAAGCAAGGCAAGagcccactctcttcttcaatgATGAGGATCACAACAAGTTTGTCAATGATTTCTCTTCTAGGAAGAttctcaaaggtaaaatttgtgatctccctagccttgattatgttgattttagtcatcattttgataccctaggatggacatcttttattcaaattaatactcCATTGTATCCTAGACTTGTCCAAGGTTTTTATGCTTGCATTAAACCTACCTTAGAACCTTTAGGTGTTAGAGGAACCCTTAGAGGAGTAGCTTTTGAACTCAATGTAGCATCTCTCAATGACATGTTAGGAGCACCAAATAGTGGCATattacttgaacccaaactttctctcaaaaatgatgccatttttaactttgatgagtgttctaggaatatttgtggtgatggcccttttattatgagaccaaaaagacaccaactcactttagaggctaaaattctccacaaatttattgttgcaaatcttgctcctagaagtggccaccaagatgagatcgattccattgatcaattactcatgcatctcatcatagccaaaactacacccatcaacctaggctattgttggaaattattttaccaggatcttagatctactcaaaagtatgtttattaacatcctaaatatgaactttctaaaacgataaattaaacacaaataaagtttaagaaaccttacattgggtgcagcggaatataatgactccttccgttcagatatctagcccttgattcctttctgtagcagagcattatcaatatgtgaacctggatctctttctctgaatctttgatgctgaaactcctttgctgatgatctttcttcacgatcttcctcactatgattgaggtatcacttgatgtctGTAggaactactcatacactaaggatttcgaaattctaaggaagaagagagagagtggtcagctaaagatagggagagagaaggctcagttttttctgattcagaaagtctgatgaaaagtgttatttttctgaagccttcactatctatttatagcattccactagggttaggtttgaattatatggcattaaaataatgaaaaaatcaatttaaaatagctacataggtggccggccatagcattagtggattgggccttgggctttgcaattttgcaattttaacaccttttgtatctgattttctcaaaaatgccaatttcctaattcaaccatttaaatgccaattctaactatttaataactataaataattattaaataatattgtcatttatcatatttattaattgaaccatacaaagtatcataattaacaaatatgcccctattaactctttctttacaattttgcccttacttagtgaaaatttcacaaatagacatagtctaatttgagaattataattgataaatcaaaaccaattacatgagtcttacaagcaatattatctcaactagtggggggaccatgggtctatataaccgagcttccaataagtagatcaagaatttcgcactaaaattcactaacttattaattcttcgttgaatccacgcatagaacttagaattgcactctcagtatatagaatgctctatatgttccaccatatagacacatcattagttatccattgttataatcctaatgtgatcaatgattctctatatgaatgatctacactgtaaagggattagattaccgttacaccctacaatgtatttattccttaaaacacttgaccccgtataaatgatatttcagcttatgtgaaatgagtactccaccatttatgttcgtttggtcaagctcgaaggagatcatcctttgcttactattcgccagatagaagctatagattccatgtttatgatagcgctcccactcaattgcactaccgtgttcccaaaatgtacgtatcaccctgacctaaaagtaggcttaactaacaaatcaaagaacacgaatagcctttcaagattgagcctaatcataacaggattaagatcatttgatctaggatcaactaggcgatattgacttgaatagatattacggtaag from Cannabis sativa cultivar Pink pepper isolate KNU-18-1 chromosome 2, ASM2916894v1, whole genome shotgun sequence encodes:
- the LOC133034454 gene encoding uncharacterized protein LOC133034454, encoding FSTNRAPYFNGVDFPYWKIRMETYLQSIDYDLWHIVSSGPYVAKHVINGVEVIKTYEAYDENDKKMLSKNAKAKYALICGLDREIFKNIEQASTAYDMWKMLEVTHQGTSAMKETKIQIYSTQYENFKMKSDETIANMYTRFTTITNGLNSLGKVLTQKDMVTKILRSLTKAYQGKVVAIQEAKDLSTLPLKGNLDSGCSKHMTGDPSRFSSFKSKESGFVTFGDNSKGKILGIGDIGNIYSPCIKNVLLVDNLKHNLLSISQLCDIGFRVVFESSKCSIENVSTNEVIFLGVRKDNVYVIDVDSFDSKNKCLTVMNDNSWLWHRRLGHASMDSISKLVRKDLVIGLPSIPFVKDKLCDACQFGKQIKTSFHSKKEISTTRPLQLLHIDLFGPSRIASLGGKYYAFVIVDDFSRFTWVIFLTLKSDNLENFVKFCKNVQNEKGYSITSVRSDHGGEFDNDALELFCDEHGFNHNFSAPRTPQQNGVVERKNRTIQEMARSMLNEISLPKYFWAEAVNTSCYILNRVFIRPNMNKTPYELWKGRKPNIGYFKVFGCKDEFWLLAMQEEINQFIRNNVWELVPRPSHQSVIGTKWVYRNNVDEHGVIVRNKARLVVQGYNQEEGIDYEETFAPVARLESIRMLLAFACHKNFILYQMDVKSAFLNGYIMEEVYVSRPPGFQNHKYPNHVYKLKKALYGLKQAPRAWYERLSTFLISNGFSMGKADNTLFIKRKSKDIIIVQIYVDDIIFGATNDALCEEFSKCMHSEFEMSMMGELNFFLGLQIKQQKDGIFIGQTKYIKDLLQKFDLANAKSMNTPMSTSIKMDKDESGKNVDITKYRGMIGSLLYLTASRPDILFSVGLCARYQSCPKESHLSVVKRIFRYLIGTMNLGLWYPKNSNFEIVSYSDADFAGCKTDRKSTSGTCHFLGNSLVSWFSKKQNSVALSTTEAEYIAAGSCCAQILWMKQTLKDFDIDFECTPIKCDNTSAINLSKNPILHSRAKHIDIRHHFLRDHIQRGDILLDFVSTEFQLADIFTKPFSDERFSFIRRELGMTNLNEI